One genomic region from Oryzias melastigma strain HK-1 linkage group LG19, ASM292280v2, whole genome shotgun sequence encodes:
- the rnf157 gene encoding E3 ubiquitin ligase RNF157 isoform X2 translates to MGALTSRQNIGVEEVDIPSNSVYRYPPKSGSYFANHFIMGGEKFDSTHPEGYLFGENTDLNFLGTRPVAFPYPAPPPQEPVKTLRSLINIRKDTLRLVRCSEDLKLPGDEAAGKNRACYNVEFTFDADTQVAITIYYQAIEEFHNGVPVYLPQDSSLQSETVHFKRGVCQQFCLPSHTVNLSEWADEELLFDVDKEIFPMVVQAVVDEGDEHLGHSHILLATFEKHMDGSYCVKPLKQKQVVDGVSYLLQEIYGIENKYNSQESKVADDEISDNSAECVVCLSDVRDTLILPCRHLCLCNACADTLRYQANCCPICRLPFRALLQIRAMRKKLSPISPTSFNPVITSQTSDSEEHSASEHIPPGYEAVSLLEALNGPLNTSSVAPAPLHSGPSHVTGALPPYSSEPHPVPACSTLDHPNSSQGLKLKKSASKSISQNSSVLPEEEDEKCCSESDACRHKVAADQQECGVTPDSENLTLSSSGAIDQSSGTGTPLSSTITSPEGSYLAGVDGEPGGDGGRDVEGVENPDAHIESRGPSRQDADFSVESKAHNYSMAVEEQDSEGNDVAEDDCSSPSNGKGGRSRCPELANNNQGVAHCDTPSLGLDNEQTPDSRFADLMYLGGYRAILEPRSHHTSTSNINLEEQGVENRDGQSPKDPRCGPLIV, encoded by the exons GGAGCTACTTCGCCAATCATTTCATCATGGGTGGAGAGAAGTTTGACTCCACCCATCCAGAGGGCTACCTGTTTGGGGAAAACACAGATCTAAACTTCCTGGGGACCAGACCAGTAGCG TTCCCATATCCCGCTCCTCCACCTCAGGAACCAGTAAAAACCCTACGAAGCCTTATAAACATTCGGAAGGACACACTGCGGCTTGTGAg GTGCAGCGAGGACCTTAAGTTACCAGGTGACGAGGCGGCGGGAAAAAACCGGGCCTGCTACAACGTAGAGTTCACCTTTGATGCGGACACACAGGTGGCCATCACCATCTATTACCAGGCTATAGAGGAGTTTCACAACGGAGTGCCAGT TTACCTGCCCCAGGACAGCTCTCTGCAGTCTGAGACGGTGCATTTCAAGAGGGGGGTGTGCCAGCAGTTCTGTCTGCCCTCGCACACCGTCAACCTCAGCGAATGGGCTGACGAGGAG CTCCTCTTTGACGTGGACAAGGAGATCTTTCCCATGGTTGTGCAGGCTGTGGTAGACGAAGGAGACG AGCACTTGGGCCATTCTCACATACTGCTGGCTACATTTGAGAAG CACATGGATGGGAGCTACTGTGTGAAGCCTCTTAAGCAGAAACAAGTG GTGGATGGAGTGAGCTACCTGCTGCAGGAAATCTATGGGATAGAGAACAAATACAACAGTCAGGAATCAAAG GTTGCTGATGATGAGATCAGTGACAACAGCGCCGAGTGCGTTGTGTGTTTGTCAGATGTGCGAGACACACTCATCCTGCCTTGTAGACATCTGTGTCTCTGCAACGCTTGTGCAGATACGCTGCGGTACCAGGCCAACTGCTGTCCCATCTGCAGACTGC CATTCAGAGCTCTGCTGCAGATCCGAGCGATGAGGAAAAAGCTCAGCCCCATATCCCCCACCAGCTTTAACCCCGTCATCACCTCTCAGACCTCAGACTCCGAGGAGCACTCG GCGTCTGAGCACATCCCTCCAGGCTACGAAGCGGTTTCTCTCCTAGAGGCTCTCAATGGGCCCCTAAACACCTCGTCCGTGGCTCCTGCTCCTCTGCACTCCGGTCCCAGCCACGTGACCGGAGCGCTGCCTCCGTACAGCAGCGAACCACACCCGGTTCCAGCCTGCTCCACTCTCGACCACCCCAACTCCAGTCAGGGCCTCAAGCTGAAGAAGAGTGCTTCAAA gtctatttcccagaattcctctGTGCTtcctgaggaggaggatgagaaaTGCTGCAGTGAATCAGACGCCTGTCGCCATAAAGTGGCAGCGGACCAGCAGGAG TGTGGAGTGACTCCAGACAGCGAGAACTTAACTCTCTCCTCGTCTGGAGCCATCGACCAGTCGTCCGGCACTGGTACCCCACTCTCCTCCACAATCACCTCGCCGGAag GGTCCTACCTGGCCGGGGTTGACGGCGAACCTGGAGGCGACGGAGGAAGAGACGTGGAGGGCGTGGAGAACCCGGATGCCCACATTGAGAGCAGAGGACCATCACGGCAGGATGCG gatttttctGTGGAGTCTAAGGCGCATAATTACTCTATGGCTGTAGAAGAACAGGACTCTGAG ggAAATGATGTTGCAGAAGACGACTGCTCCTCCCCATCTAATGGCAAAG GTGGGCGGAGCAGATGTCCAGAGTTGGCCAATAACAATCAGGGCGTCGCCCACTGCGACACGCCCTCTTTGGGGTTGGATAACGAGCAGACTCCCGACAGCCGATTCGCCG ATCTCATGTACCTTGGTGGCTACAGGGCCATTCTGGAGCCTCGGTCCCACCACACCTCCACCAGCAACATCAACCTGGAGGAGCAAGGCGTGGAGAACAGGGACGGCCAAAGTCCCAAAGACCCTCGCTGCGGACCACTCATCGTGTAA
- the rnf157 gene encoding E3 ubiquitin ligase RNF157 isoform X3: MGALTSRQNIGVEEVDIPSNSVYRYPPKSGSYFANHFIMGGEKFDSTHPEGYLFGENTDLNFLGTRPVAFPYPAPPPQEPVKTLRSLINIRKDTLRLVRCSEDLKLPGDEAAGKNRACYNVEFTFDADTQVAITIYYQAIEEFHNGVPVYLPQDSSLQSETVHFKRGVCQQFCLPSHTVNLSEWADEELLFDVDKEIFPMVVQAVVDEGDEHLGHSHILLATFEKHMDGSYCVKPLKQKQVVDGVSYLLQEIYGIENKYNSQESKVADDEISDNSAECVVCLSDVRDTLILPCRHLCLCNACADTLRYQANCCPICRLPFRALLQIRAMRKKLSPISPTSFNPVITSQTSDSEEHSASEHIPPGYEAVSLLEALNGPLNTSSVAPAPLHSGPSHVTGALPPYSSEPHPVPACSTLDHPNSSQGLKLKKSASKSISQNSSVLPEEEDEKCCSESDACRHKVAADQQECGVTPDSENLTLSSSGAIDQSSGTGTPLSSTITSPEDPVSSSLAQSVMSMASSHSQHSHISTDTMSSMSGSYLAGVDGEPGGDGGRDVEGVENPDAHIESRGPSRQDADFSVESKAHNYSMAVEEQDSEGNDVAEDDCSSPSNGKGGRSRCPELANNNQGVAHCDTPSLGLDNEQTPDSRFADGESCPVHIED, encoded by the exons GGAGCTACTTCGCCAATCATTTCATCATGGGTGGAGAGAAGTTTGACTCCACCCATCCAGAGGGCTACCTGTTTGGGGAAAACACAGATCTAAACTTCCTGGGGACCAGACCAGTAGCG TTCCCATATCCCGCTCCTCCACCTCAGGAACCAGTAAAAACCCTACGAAGCCTTATAAACATTCGGAAGGACACACTGCGGCTTGTGAg GTGCAGCGAGGACCTTAAGTTACCAGGTGACGAGGCGGCGGGAAAAAACCGGGCCTGCTACAACGTAGAGTTCACCTTTGATGCGGACACACAGGTGGCCATCACCATCTATTACCAGGCTATAGAGGAGTTTCACAACGGAGTGCCAGT TTACCTGCCCCAGGACAGCTCTCTGCAGTCTGAGACGGTGCATTTCAAGAGGGGGGTGTGCCAGCAGTTCTGTCTGCCCTCGCACACCGTCAACCTCAGCGAATGGGCTGACGAGGAG CTCCTCTTTGACGTGGACAAGGAGATCTTTCCCATGGTTGTGCAGGCTGTGGTAGACGAAGGAGACG AGCACTTGGGCCATTCTCACATACTGCTGGCTACATTTGAGAAG CACATGGATGGGAGCTACTGTGTGAAGCCTCTTAAGCAGAAACAAGTG GTGGATGGAGTGAGCTACCTGCTGCAGGAAATCTATGGGATAGAGAACAAATACAACAGTCAGGAATCAAAG GTTGCTGATGATGAGATCAGTGACAACAGCGCCGAGTGCGTTGTGTGTTTGTCAGATGTGCGAGACACACTCATCCTGCCTTGTAGACATCTGTGTCTCTGCAACGCTTGTGCAGATACGCTGCGGTACCAGGCCAACTGCTGTCCCATCTGCAGACTGC CATTCAGAGCTCTGCTGCAGATCCGAGCGATGAGGAAAAAGCTCAGCCCCATATCCCCCACCAGCTTTAACCCCGTCATCACCTCTCAGACCTCAGACTCCGAGGAGCACTCG GCGTCTGAGCACATCCCTCCAGGCTACGAAGCGGTTTCTCTCCTAGAGGCTCTCAATGGGCCCCTAAACACCTCGTCCGTGGCTCCTGCTCCTCTGCACTCCGGTCCCAGCCACGTGACCGGAGCGCTGCCTCCGTACAGCAGCGAACCACACCCGGTTCCAGCCTGCTCCACTCTCGACCACCCCAACTCCAGTCAGGGCCTCAAGCTGAAGAAGAGTGCTTCAAA gtctatttcccagaattcctctGTGCTtcctgaggaggaggatgagaaaTGCTGCAGTGAATCAGACGCCTGTCGCCATAAAGTGGCAGCGGACCAGCAGGAG TGTGGAGTGACTCCAGACAGCGAGAACTTAACTCTCTCCTCGTCTGGAGCCATCGACCAGTCGTCCGGCACTGGTACCCCACTCTCCTCCACAATCACCTCGCCGGAag ATCCAGTGAGCAGCAGCCTCGCCCAGTCAGTGATGTCCATGGCCTCTTCCCACTCGCAGCACTCCCACATCAGCACTGACACCATGTCCTCAATGTCAGGGTCCTACCTGGCCGGGGTTGACGGCGAACCTGGAGGCGACGGAGGAAGAGACGTGGAGGGCGTGGAGAACCCGGATGCCCACATTGAGAGCAGAGGACCATCACGGCAGGATGCG gatttttctGTGGAGTCTAAGGCGCATAATTACTCTATGGCTGTAGAAGAACAGGACTCTGAG ggAAATGATGTTGCAGAAGACGACTGCTCCTCCCCATCTAATGGCAAAG GTGGGCGGAGCAGATGTCCAGAGTTGGCCAATAACAATCAGGGCGTCGCCCACTGCGACACGCCCTCTTTGGGGTTGGATAACGAGCAGACTCCCGACAGCCGATTCGCCG ATGGGGAGTCGTGCCCAGTGCACATTGAGGACTAG
- the rnf157 gene encoding E3 ubiquitin ligase RNF157 isoform X1, with product MGALTSRQNIGVEEVDIPSNSVYRYPPKSGSYFANHFIMGGEKFDSTHPEGYLFGENTDLNFLGTRPVAFPYPAPPPQEPVKTLRSLINIRKDTLRLVRCSEDLKLPGDEAAGKNRACYNVEFTFDADTQVAITIYYQAIEEFHNGVPVYLPQDSSLQSETVHFKRGVCQQFCLPSHTVNLSEWADEELLFDVDKEIFPMVVQAVVDEGDEHLGHSHILLATFEKHMDGSYCVKPLKQKQVVDGVSYLLQEIYGIENKYNSQESKVADDEISDNSAECVVCLSDVRDTLILPCRHLCLCNACADTLRYQANCCPICRLPFRALLQIRAMRKKLSPISPTSFNPVITSQTSDSEEHSASEHIPPGYEAVSLLEALNGPLNTSSVAPAPLHSGPSHVTGALPPYSSEPHPVPACSTLDHPNSSQGLKLKKSASKSISQNSSVLPEEEDEKCCSESDACRHKVAADQQECGVTPDSENLTLSSSGAIDQSSGTGTPLSSTITSPEDPVSSSLAQSVMSMASSHSQHSHISTDTMSSMSGSYLAGVDGEPGGDGGRDVEGVENPDAHIESRGPSRQDADFSVESKAHNYSMAVEEQDSEGNDVAEDDCSSPSNGKGGRSRCPELANNNQGVAHCDTPSLGLDNEQTPDSRFADLMYLGGYRAILEPRSHHTSTSNINLEEQGVENRDGQSPKDPRCGPLIV from the exons GGAGCTACTTCGCCAATCATTTCATCATGGGTGGAGAGAAGTTTGACTCCACCCATCCAGAGGGCTACCTGTTTGGGGAAAACACAGATCTAAACTTCCTGGGGACCAGACCAGTAGCG TTCCCATATCCCGCTCCTCCACCTCAGGAACCAGTAAAAACCCTACGAAGCCTTATAAACATTCGGAAGGACACACTGCGGCTTGTGAg GTGCAGCGAGGACCTTAAGTTACCAGGTGACGAGGCGGCGGGAAAAAACCGGGCCTGCTACAACGTAGAGTTCACCTTTGATGCGGACACACAGGTGGCCATCACCATCTATTACCAGGCTATAGAGGAGTTTCACAACGGAGTGCCAGT TTACCTGCCCCAGGACAGCTCTCTGCAGTCTGAGACGGTGCATTTCAAGAGGGGGGTGTGCCAGCAGTTCTGTCTGCCCTCGCACACCGTCAACCTCAGCGAATGGGCTGACGAGGAG CTCCTCTTTGACGTGGACAAGGAGATCTTTCCCATGGTTGTGCAGGCTGTGGTAGACGAAGGAGACG AGCACTTGGGCCATTCTCACATACTGCTGGCTACATTTGAGAAG CACATGGATGGGAGCTACTGTGTGAAGCCTCTTAAGCAGAAACAAGTG GTGGATGGAGTGAGCTACCTGCTGCAGGAAATCTATGGGATAGAGAACAAATACAACAGTCAGGAATCAAAG GTTGCTGATGATGAGATCAGTGACAACAGCGCCGAGTGCGTTGTGTGTTTGTCAGATGTGCGAGACACACTCATCCTGCCTTGTAGACATCTGTGTCTCTGCAACGCTTGTGCAGATACGCTGCGGTACCAGGCCAACTGCTGTCCCATCTGCAGACTGC CATTCAGAGCTCTGCTGCAGATCCGAGCGATGAGGAAAAAGCTCAGCCCCATATCCCCCACCAGCTTTAACCCCGTCATCACCTCTCAGACCTCAGACTCCGAGGAGCACTCG GCGTCTGAGCACATCCCTCCAGGCTACGAAGCGGTTTCTCTCCTAGAGGCTCTCAATGGGCCCCTAAACACCTCGTCCGTGGCTCCTGCTCCTCTGCACTCCGGTCCCAGCCACGTGACCGGAGCGCTGCCTCCGTACAGCAGCGAACCACACCCGGTTCCAGCCTGCTCCACTCTCGACCACCCCAACTCCAGTCAGGGCCTCAAGCTGAAGAAGAGTGCTTCAAA gtctatttcccagaattcctctGTGCTtcctgaggaggaggatgagaaaTGCTGCAGTGAATCAGACGCCTGTCGCCATAAAGTGGCAGCGGACCAGCAGGAG TGTGGAGTGACTCCAGACAGCGAGAACTTAACTCTCTCCTCGTCTGGAGCCATCGACCAGTCGTCCGGCACTGGTACCCCACTCTCCTCCACAATCACCTCGCCGGAag ATCCAGTGAGCAGCAGCCTCGCCCAGTCAGTGATGTCCATGGCCTCTTCCCACTCGCAGCACTCCCACATCAGCACTGACACCATGTCCTCAATGTCAGGGTCCTACCTGGCCGGGGTTGACGGCGAACCTGGAGGCGACGGAGGAAGAGACGTGGAGGGCGTGGAGAACCCGGATGCCCACATTGAGAGCAGAGGACCATCACGGCAGGATGCG gatttttctGTGGAGTCTAAGGCGCATAATTACTCTATGGCTGTAGAAGAACAGGACTCTGAG ggAAATGATGTTGCAGAAGACGACTGCTCCTCCCCATCTAATGGCAAAG GTGGGCGGAGCAGATGTCCAGAGTTGGCCAATAACAATCAGGGCGTCGCCCACTGCGACACGCCCTCTTTGGGGTTGGATAACGAGCAGACTCCCGACAGCCGATTCGCCG ATCTCATGTACCTTGGTGGCTACAGGGCCATTCTGGAGCCTCGGTCCCACCACACCTCCACCAGCAACATCAACCTGGAGGAGCAAGGCGTGGAGAACAGGGACGGCCAAAGTCCCAAAGACCCTCGCTGCGGACCACTCATCGTGTAA
- the LOC112154390 gene encoding 5-hydroxytryptamine receptor 3C-like, translating to MIISYDGTVSMDENLRVFSTCHMDVHKFPFDTQECNISISSANHCIDEMRIIPISNSTRATQFSHQVIKTQGEWEFLHLTVSTQNFSFEERKWEMLTYALRLIGFVRGMGYGRLSTPARCSWFWIWKLWIKMQSEDFRGEGLLLGLAVLFNAIAAPRNWLRASALPF from the exons ATGATCATCTCCTATGACGGGACGGTTTCTATGGATGAGAACCTGAGAGTCTTCAGCACGTGCCATATGGACGTTCACAAGTTCCCCTTTGACACACAGGAGTGCAACATCTCCATCAGTTCTGCAAATCACTGCA TTGATGAAATGCGAATTATTCCTATTTCAAACTCCACTCGGGCTACGCAGTTTTCCCACCAGGTGATCAAGACTCAGGGAGAATGGGAGTTTCTCCACCTGACTGTCAGCACCCAGAACTTCAGCTTTGAAGAGAGGAAGTGGGAGATGCTCACATATGCA TTGAGACTGATTGGGTTCGTGCGCGGTATGGGGTACGGACGTCTCTCCACCCCAGCCAG GTGCAGCTGGTTTTGGATTTGGAAGCTCTGGATAAAAATGCAGTCTGAGGACttcagaggggaggggcttctgcTGGGACTGGCTGTCTTGTTCAACGCCATTGCTGCACCGCGGAACTGGCTGCGCGCATCTGCTCTCCCCTTTTGA
- the LOC112154236 gene encoding GTPase IMAP family member 7: MAQRTSKDLTEMRVVVVGKTGSGKSALAHTIFGEEQRPNNTPFNSETTKCEVKTKDVNGKRITLVDTPGFFDTNMSEEKLKAEILRCIIECAPGPHAFLIVLKTERFTKQEQSVITKICECFSDEALKHAVVVFTHGDQLPEGSKINQFVHENELLSDLVTKCGNRCHVVDNKYWRGGSVDEYSSNRFQVKELLRTVEAMMETNESSFFTNEIMQQVNERIREEEARIRQEAGNKTEKEIKEEAKESVFEEFISLLAQLAAGLLLNALFGVCRSLVRSL, from the exons atggcaCAACGAACATCTAAGG ATCTTACTGAAATGAGAGTTGTTGTGGTTGGAAAAACTGGATCTGGAAAAAGCGCTCTAGCTCACACCATATTTGGAGAAGAACAACGTCCCAACAATACTCCTTTCAACtcagaaactacaaagtgtgaAGTCAAAACCAAAGATGTCAATGGGAAACGCATCACTCTGGTCGACACTCCTGGTTTCTTTGACACCAACATGTCTGAGGAAAAGCTGAAGGCTGAGATATTGAGGTGTATCATAGAGTGTGCTCCTGGACCTCATGCTTTTCTGATTGTGCTGAAAACAGAGAGGTTCACAAAACAGGAGCAGTCTGTTATCACTAAAATATGTGAGTGTTTCTCAGATGAAGCTCTGAAACATGCTGTGGTGGTCTTCACTCATGGTGACCAGCTTCCTGAAGGGAGCAAAATCAATCAGTTTGTTCATGAGAATGAACTTCTTAGTGATCTGGTGACTAAGTGTGGTAACCGCTGTCATGTTGTTGATAACAAATACTGGAGGGGAGGCTCAGTAGATGAATACAGTAGCAACCGGTTCCAGGTGAAAGAACTTCTTCGAACAGTGGAAGCAATGATGGAGACAAATGAAAGCAGCTTCTTCACCAATGAGATAATGCAACAAGTGAATGAAAGGATAAGAGAAGAGGAAGCAAGGAtcagacaggaagcaggaaacaAGACAGAGAAGGAGATCAAAGAGGAGGCCAAAGAGTCTGTCTTTGAAGAATTTATCTCCCTGCTGGCTCAATTAGCTGCTGGTCTGTTGTTAAATGCACTTTTTGGTGTGTGTAGGTCTTTGGTAAGATCGTTGTAA